One genomic window of Candidatus Nitrosopumilus sediminis includes the following:
- the purC gene encoding phosphoribosylaminoimidazolesuccinocarboxamide synthase — protein sequence MKFLTSGKVKDLYDVDESTILFKFSDRVSAYDVKFKQSIPRKGEVLCKFAEFWFNELSVPNHFIRRESDTEIIVKKMKMLPIECVVRGYFYGSLVSRWKDGNVKVPEGTDTTLAAKLPEPLFDPTTKSEHDVPINKTKALEMNLVTEEQYDWLEKTSIDIYKKMAQIVDGAGFILADLKLEFGLLDNQIILGDSIGPDEYRLWSKDSFEVGKIQEAYDKQLLRDWLTANGYQKQFDDQRDAGEEPTPPEIPQAIISKMTQRYVIAYEKITGCLL from the coding sequence TTGAAGTTTCTTACAAGTGGTAAAGTAAAGGATCTTTACGATGTTGATGAATCTACCATCCTATTCAAATTTTCAGATAGGGTGTCTGCATACGATGTCAAATTCAAACAGAGTATCCCTAGAAAGGGAGAAGTGTTATGCAAATTTGCAGAGTTTTGGTTTAATGAATTATCCGTACCAAATCATTTCATCAGAAGAGAGTCTGATACGGAAATAATTGTAAAAAAGATGAAGATGCTTCCAATAGAATGTGTGGTTAGAGGATATTTTTACGGTAGCTTGGTTAGCAGGTGGAAGGATGGTAATGTGAAGGTACCTGAAGGAACTGATACAACATTAGCTGCAAAACTTCCAGAACCTCTGTTTGATCCTACGACAAAATCTGAACACGATGTTCCAATCAACAAAACAAAAGCATTGGAGATGAATCTAGTTACTGAAGAACAATATGACTGGTTGGAGAAAACATCTATTGACATTTACAAAAAGATGGCTCAGATTGTAGACGGTGCAGGATTTATTCTAGCTGATTTGAAATTAGAATTTGGTTTACTTGATAATCAAATCATATTAGGTGATTCTATTGGACCTGATGAATATCGTTTATGGTCCAAAGATTCCTTTGAGGTTGGAAAAATACAAGAGGCATATGACAAACAACTGTTGCGTGATTGGTTGACTGCAAATGGATACCAAAAACAATTCGATGATCAACGTGATGCAGGAGAAGAACCTACTCCTCCTGAAATTCCACAAGCAATTATTTCAAAGATGACTCAACGCTATGTCATTGCATATGAGAAGATCACTGGATGTCTTCTGTAA
- a CDS encoding helix-turn-helix domain-containing protein produces the protein MSTLLEKQIKVNRIVTTSTEHARAIEDPARAKIVEILYHQALSADQISTALKKTGYKKALTTVRHHLEILKASGLIEIARIEESRGAITKFYSTSTKLLDFQTPEDFDSTYSKIINNTSEKIEKILKGLTPKTIKSKGKKSEEYSQYLVMEIMNRAVTNVLEKSNKK, from the coding sequence ATGTCAACGCTACTAGAAAAGCAAATCAAAGTTAATCGTATTGTTACGACAAGTACTGAACACGCACGTGCAATTGAAGACCCTGCACGGGCAAAAATCGTGGAAATTTTGTACCATCAGGCATTATCAGCTGACCAGATTTCTACTGCTCTGAAAAAGACCGGATACAAAAAAGCACTAACTACCGTACGTCATCATTTAGAAATTCTAAAAGCCTCTGGATTGATTGAAATTGCTAGAATTGAAGAATCCCGTGGAGCCATCACAAAATTCTACAGTACATCTACAAAATTGTTAGATTTTCAGACTCCTGAAGATTTTGATTCCACATATTCCAAAATCATTAACAACACATCTGAAAAAATTGAGAAAATTCTCAAAGGTCTTACACCAAAGACTATCAAATCAAAAGGTAAGAAATCAGAAGAATACTCGCAATATTTGGTAATGGAGATTATGAATCGGGCAGTTACCAATGTTCTTGAAAAATCAAATAAAAAATGA
- a CDS encoding PPOX class F420-dependent oxidoreductase — MDEKVIKLFSEKNLVFIATVMKDGSPQVSPVWANYEDGYVLVNTAEGRIKHKNVLRDSRVAVSVVSKDNPLDMTTIRGVVEELIPDYDYKHADKLTQQYMGREHYPFKCDDEKRVILKIKPNKVFVLPELKMNE, encoded by the coding sequence ATGGATGAGAAAGTAATCAAATTATTTTCAGAAAAAAACTTGGTCTTTATTGCAACTGTCATGAAAGATGGTTCACCACAGGTTTCCCCTGTTTGGGCAAATTACGAAGATGGATACGTGCTGGTCAATACTGCAGAGGGTCGAATAAAACACAAAAATGTTTTACGTGATTCGCGAGTTGCAGTTTCTGTTGTTTCAAAAGACAATCCACTTGACATGACAACCATTCGTGGTGTTGTAGAAGAGTTAATTCCTGATTATGATTACAAACATGCAGACAAACTTACACAGCAATACATGGGACGAGAACACTATCCTTTCAAATGTGATGATGAGAAAAGAGTAATTCTAAAAATAAAACCTAACAAAGTTTTTGTCTTGCCTGAATTGAAGATGAACGAGTAG
- a CDS encoding DUF4352 domain-containing protein yields MGGIGVVIVIGAIIASMGFAMIMYTQYTTNFIESTVGETVTVGPVEYMVTFEGTHEGSKQVTPENTFVMIGITAKNIGDEKTLFSGGQLYIVDEKEQKHEAVYGEFSSKDLLLEWLEPDQSIERTTQFDIPFDEEKQYKIIIRPQKDQSTVDTALICITNC; encoded by the coding sequence ATGGGCGGAATTGGTGTTGTGATAGTAATTGGAGCAATTATAGCTTCGATGGGATTTGCAATGATAATGTATACGCAATATACGACAAATTTCATAGAGTCCACAGTTGGAGAAACAGTAACTGTTGGACCAGTAGAATATATGGTAACTTTTGAGGGAACACATGAAGGAAGCAAGCAAGTTACACCTGAAAACACGTTTGTAATGATCGGGATCACTGCAAAAAACATTGGTGATGAAAAAACTCTGTTTTCAGGAGGACAATTATACATTGTTGATGAAAAAGAGCAGAAACACGAAGCAGTTTACGGAGAATTTTCATCCAAAGACCTACTTTTAGAATGGTTAGAACCCGATCAATCAATTGAAAGAACAACACAGTTTGATATTCCATTTGATGAAGAGAAACAATACAAAATAATTATTCGTCCGCAAAAAGATCAATCAACTGTCGATACAGCTTTGATTTGCATTACAAATTGCTGA
- a CDS encoding DUF2299 family protein: MTASRMRDNVERWVIHEGLSFEEVKNPENNFQILVKHAGQYGIPIDVFEPKGQPGILVIGAKVVMKNNQIARYLGFSPEEKEKFEKKVADFCYSIQAINKIITEDGKQKIGVYVVLDDKENINQQTMLEAIDSVSEKYDKTARFLLKTF; encoded by the coding sequence ATGACTGCATCCAGAATGCGAGATAATGTTGAGAGGTGGGTAATTCACGAGGGACTCTCATTTGAAGAAGTAAAAAATCCTGAAAATAATTTTCAAATTCTTGTAAAACATGCAGGACAGTATGGAATACCAATAGACGTGTTTGAACCAAAAGGCCAACCAGGAATTCTAGTGATAGGGGCCAAAGTTGTAATGAAAAATAACCAAATTGCAAGATATTTAGGATTTAGTCCTGAAGAGAAGGAGAAATTTGAGAAAAAAGTGGCAGACTTTTGCTATTCAATTCAGGCAATTAACAAAATCATCACAGAAGATGGAAAACAGAAAATCGGAGTCTATGTTGTTTTAGACGATAAGGAAAACATCAATCAACAAACAATGCTTGAGGCAATAGATAGCGTATCTGAAAAATACGATAAAACAGCTAGATTTTTGTTAAAAACATTTTAA
- a CDS encoding 50S ribosomal protein L6, producing the protein MSTKQIEEFKDQVDIPEGVTVTVNKHMVSFVGPLGKTHKSFRNIPINIEVNEGKVLLTAINQKKKDYAILHTARSIIRNICEGLVTGYTIKMKVVFSHFPITVKVEGKKILIENFQGERAPRITHSVGNTKVIPKGEDVILTGEVWTDVTQTAANIELKSKVKNKDHRVFLDGIYSFEKNKGIEK; encoded by the coding sequence ATGTCTACTAAACAAATTGAAGAATTCAAAGATCAGGTAGATATTCCTGAAGGGGTGACTGTCACAGTAAACAAACACATGGTATCCTTTGTTGGACCATTAGGAAAAACGCACAAAAGTTTCAGAAACATTCCAATCAACATAGAAGTAAACGAAGGAAAAGTTTTGCTTACAGCAATCAATCAAAAGAAAAAAGACTATGCAATCTTACATACTGCAAGATCAATTATCAGAAATATCTGTGAAGGTCTAGTTACAGGATATACAATTAAAATGAAAGTTGTGTTTTCTCACTTTCCAATTACTGTAAAAGTTGAAGGGAAGAAAATCTTAATTGAAAATTTCCAAGGAGAACGTGCACCAAGAATTACACATAGTGTAGGAAATACCAAAGTAATTCCTAAAGGGGAAGATGTCATTTTAACTGGAGAAGTCTGGACGGACGTTACACAAACTGCAGCTAACATTGAACTAAAATCTAAAGTGAAGAATAAAGATCATAGAGTTTTCTTAGACGGCATCTATTCATTTGAAAAGAATAAAGGTATAGAAAAATAA
- a CDS encoding 30S ribosomal protein S8, which produces MPATNILANLFVTLYNNEARRKSDCVILPTSKLGIEVLKTLQKDGYIGEFEHIDDKRGGKFKIKLLAKINKCGAISPRFKVKNDEYNNWEQQYLPAYDRGMLLVTTNQGVMSHHEASQKGIGGFLIGYVY; this is translated from the coding sequence ATGCCAGCAACAAACATCTTAGCAAATCTATTTGTCACACTTTACAACAACGAAGCCAGAAGAAAGTCAGACTGCGTAATTCTTCCAACATCAAAGTTAGGAATTGAAGTTTTGAAAACACTTCAGAAAGATGGCTATATTGGAGAATTTGAGCATATTGACGACAAAAGAGGAGGTAAATTCAAAATTAAATTATTAGCAAAAATTAACAAATGTGGAGCAATATCTCCAAGATTCAAAGTCAAAAACGATGAATACAATAATTGGGAACAACAATATTTGCCTGCATATGACAGAGGAATGCTTCTTGTAACAACAAATCAAGGAGTAATGTCCCATCATGAAGCATCACAAAAAGGAATTGGGGGATTTTTGATAGGATATGTCTACTAA
- a CDS encoding 30S ribosomal protein S14 — translation MAKDRSYEATGRKKHDFGRGSRWCKRCGDYTAVIQKYDLMLCRRCFREVATSLGFRKNK, via the coding sequence ATGGCAAAAGATAGATCCTACGAAGCAACTGGTAGAAAAAAACATGACTTTGGCAGAGGTTCAAGATGGTGTAAAAGGTGTGGAGATTATACCGCAGTTATTCAAAAATATGATTTAATGTTATGTAGACGATGCTTCAGAGAAGTCGCAACATCTTTAGGGTTCAGGAAAAATAAGTGA
- a CDS encoding 50S ribosomal protein L5 — protein MSQVTESPMKKISLEKVVLNMGLGKSGDVINIAQKALEQISGKKPSTRNAKAAYRDWGVRKGEPIGVAVTIRGDDAVALLKRLLEAKGNTVNGKSFDNFGNFSFGINEHIDIPDVKYDPQIGILGLGISITLTRPGYGIRTRSKHKARVGKTHVIKSQEAKDYLTKEFGVTVT, from the coding sequence ATGTCTCAAGTAACAGAATCCCCAATGAAAAAAATCTCTTTAGAGAAAGTTGTTTTAAACATGGGGTTAGGTAAATCCGGCGACGTCATCAATATCGCACAAAAGGCTTTAGAACAAATATCCGGGAAAAAACCATCTACACGAAATGCTAAAGCAGCATATAGAGACTGGGGAGTTAGAAAAGGAGAACCAATAGGTGTAGCTGTTACAATTAGAGGTGATGACGCAGTAGCATTATTGAAAAGATTGTTAGAAGCTAAAGGAAACACAGTAAACGGAAAATCATTTGATAATTTTGGTAATTTTTCATTTGGAATTAACGAACACATAGACATACCAGATGTAAAATACGATCCTCAAATAGGAATTTTAGGTCTTGGGATTTCAATTACATTGACTAGACCAGGATATGGAATTAGAACTAGAAGTAAACATAAAGCAAGAGTAGGTAAAACTCATGTCATCAAAAGTCAAGAGGCAAAGGATTATCTAACAAAAGAATTTGGAGTGACCGTAACATAA